One segment of Triticum aestivum cultivar Chinese Spring chromosome 2A, IWGSC CS RefSeq v2.1, whole genome shotgun sequence DNA contains the following:
- the LOC123190191 gene encoding UDP-N-acetylglucosamine diphosphorylase 1, protein MKEMMVGSVAPVGPVGRWGAAPPQELLERMKDYGQEGAFALWDELSPEDRDLLVRDIESLDLSRIDRIIRRSMGSQGGYLAPAEPVPESSVSRVEERSPEDKERWWKKGLRAISEGKLAVVLLAGGQGTRLGSSDPKGCFSIGLPSGKSLFQLQAERILCIQKLAAQSSDSPRNTLPIHWYIMTSPFNDDVTRKFFESRKYFGLEADQVTFFQQGTLPCVSDDGRFIMETPYKVAKAPDGNGGVYAALKSKKLLDDMSSRGVKYVDCYGVDNVLVRVADPTFLGYFIEKGVSSAAKVVRKAYPQENVGVFVQRGCGGPLSVVEYSEMDAAMTTEINQSTGRLRYCWSNVCLHMFSLEFLNQVANSLEKDSVYHLAQKKIPSIHGYTMGLKLEQFIFDAFNYSPSMTLFEVLREEEFAPVKNANGSAYDTPDSAKLMLLRLHSRWVVAAGGFLTHSVPLYMTGVEVSPLSSYAGENLEAICRGRTFHAPSEISF, encoded by the exons atgaaggagatgatgGTGGGGTCGGTGGCGCCGGTCGGCCCGGTCGGGAGGTGGGGGGCGGCGCCGCCGCAGGAGCTGCTGGAGCGGATGAAGGACTACGGCCAGGAGGGCGCCTTCGCGCTCTGGGACGAGCTCTCGCCCGAGGACCGCGACCTCCTCGTCCGGGACATCGAG AGTCTAGATCTTTCGAGGATTGACCGGATCATTCGACGCTCTATGGGATCACAAG GAGGCTATCTGGCGCCCGCCGAGCCCGTGCCGGAATCCAGCGTGTCGAGGGTGGAGGAGAGGTCTCCAGAGGACAAAGAACGGTGGTGGAAGAAGGGGCTGAGAGCCATCTCCGAGGGGAAGCTGGCCGTTGTCCTTTTAGCTGGTGGCCAG GGGACTCGGCTTGGAAGCTCAGATCCTAAGGGGTGTTTCA GTATTGGACTTCCATCTGGAAAATCACTTTTCCAACTCCAAGCGGAACGCATTTTGTGTATTCAAAAGTTGGCTGCTCAGTCCAGTGATA GTCCAAGAAATACTTTACCAATCCACTGGTACATAATGACCAGCCCCTTCAACGATGATGTCACACGCAAATTCTTTGAAAGCCGTAAATATTTTGGCTTAGAGGCTGACCAG GTGACCTTTTTCCAACAAGGCACCCTTCCATGTGTTTCTGACGATGGCAGATTTATTATGGAGACTCCATACAAG GTAGCCAAGGCACCTGATGGAAATGGAGGAGTTTATGCCG CTCTGAAGTCTAAGAAGTTGCTTGACGACATGTCTTCACGGGGTGTAAAGTATGTAGATTGCTACGGAGTTGATAACGTATTG GTTCGTGTTGCAGATCCAACGTTCCTAGGGTACTTTATAGAAAAGGGTGTATCTTCTGCTGCGAAGGTTGTTAGGAAG GCTTATCCACAAGAGAATGTTGGAGTATTTGTTCAAAGAGGTTGTGGTGGACCTCTTTCCGTGGTCGAGTATAGTGAAATGGATGCGGCTATGACTACTGAAATTAATCAATCAACAGGGCGCCTTCGTTATTGTTGGAGCAAT GTATGCTTGCATATGTTCAGTTTGGAATTTCTGAATCAAGTGGCAAACAGCCTTGAAAAGGACAGCGT GTATCATCTTGCACAGAAGAAGATACCTTCGATTCATGGGTATACAATGGGCCTGAAGCTTGAGCAGTTCATATTCGATGCATTCAATTACTCCCCGTCCATGACACTTTTTGAG gTGCTACGCGAAGAGGAATTTGCTCCAGTGAAGAATGCGAATGGCTCAGCCTACGACACCCCCGATAGCGCCAAACTGATGCTGCTCCGACTCCACAGCAGATGGGTAGTCGCTGCTGGCGGCTTCCTGACCCATTCTGTGCCCTTGTACATGACAG GCGTCGAGGTTTCTCCGCTCAGCTCCTACGCCGGAGAAAACCTGGAGGCGATCTGCCGCGGACGGACATTCCACGCGCCCAGTGAGATCTCGTTCTAG
- the LOC123190193 gene encoding 40S ribosomal protein S11, with product MAEQTEKSFLKQPKVFLSTKKADKAKRPGKAGNRFWKSVGLGFKTPREAIDGTYIDKKCPFTGTVAIRGRIIAGTCHSAKMNRTIIVRRNYLHFVKKYQRYEKRHSNIPAHISPCFRVKEGDHVIIGQCRPLSKTVRFNVLKVVPAGTTGGGKKAFVAA from the exons ATGGCGGAGCAG ACCGAGAAGTCTTTCCTCAAGCAGCCAAAGGTTTTCCTCAG CACCAAAAAGGCCGACAAGGCAAAGAGGCCCGGCAAGGCTGGCAACCGCTTCTGGAAGAGTGTTGGCCTTGGTTTCAAGACCCCAAGGGAGGCGATTGATG GTACCTACATTGACAAGAAGTGCCCATTCACTGGAACTGTTGCCATCAGGGGCAGAATCATAGCTGGAACCTGCCACAGTGCCAAGATGAACAGGACCATCATTGTTCGCAGGAACTACCTTCATTTTGTCAAGAAGTATCAGAG GTATGAGAAGAGGCACTCCAACATCCCAGCTCACATCTCCCCCTGCTTCCGTGTCAAGGAAGGCGACCATGTCATCATTGGCCAGTGCAG GCCCCTGTCGAAAACCGTGAGATTCAATGTCCTGAAGGTCGTTCCAGCTGGAACCACCGGAGGCGGGAAGAAGGCTTTCGTCGCTGCCTAA
- the LOC123190192 gene encoding CCR4-NOT transcription complex subunit 9 codes for MANLQPSVPEPSSFAGASPPSPSSIGGGAASAAQEPRKMASAEQLVLDLCDRELRENALLELSKKREIFQDLAPLLWHSFGTIAALLQEIVSIYPALSPPVLSAGASNRVCNALALLQCVASHPDTRIPFLHAHVPLFLYPFLNTFSKTRPFEYLRLTSLGVIGALVKVDDTEVIGFLLQTEIIPLCLRTMEMGSELSKTVATFIVQKILLDDIGLRYVCATPERFYAVGSVLGNMVISLADQPSTRLLKHIIRCYLRLSDNPRACVALHNCLPDMLKDGTFNISLRDDPATRRWLQQLLHNVTVGGMGGPGMGVPPQPGLDHMMGI; via the exons ATGGCGAACCTGCAGCCTtccgtccccgagccctcctccttCGCAggggcctcgccgccgtctccatcCTCGATCGGTGGAGGCGCTGCCTCGGCGGCGCAGGAGCCCAGGAAGATGGCGTCGGCGGAGCAGCTGGTGCTCGACCTCTGCGACCGCGAGCTGCGCGAGAACGCCCTCCTCGAGCTGTCGAAG AAACGAGAGATATTTCAAGACCTGGCCCCGCTTCTCTGGCACTCTTTTGGCACAATTGCTGCACTGCTTCAG GAAATTGTGTCGATCTACCCTGCACTTTCACCCCCAGTTTTGTCGGCAGGCGCATCAAACCGAGTCTGCAACGCACTTGCACTTCTTCAG TGTGTTGCATCTCACCCTGATACCAGAATCCCTTTCTTACATG CTCATGTGCCCCTGTTCTTGTACCCGTTCCTGAATACATTCAGCAAGACAAGGCCTTTTGAGTACTTGCGGCTTACAAGCTTGGGTGTCATCGGTGCTCTTGTTAAG GTTGATGATACTGAAGTTATCGGCTTTCTGCTGCAAACTGAAATAATTCCTCTGTGCTTGCGTACCATGGAGATGGGCAGTGAACTGTCAAAAACC GTTGCTACCTTCATTGTTCAGAAGATTCTGCTGGATGATATTGGACTGCGTTACGTGTGTGCCACCCCTGAGCGTTTCTATGCTGTGGGCAGCGTTTTAGGAAATATGGTAATTTCACTTGCTGATCAGCCTTCCACAAGGTTGCTCAAGCACATTATCCGATGTTACCTCAGGCTGTCAGATAACCCCAG GGCCTGTGTTGCACTGCATAATTGCCTCCCTGACATGCTGAAAGATGGGACATTCAACATCTCTCTTAGG GATGACCCGGCGACAAGGCGCTGGCTCCAGCAACTGCTGCATAACGTGACAGTGGGCGGCATGGGAGGACCTGGCATGGGGGTGCCTCCCCAGCCAGGCCTGGATCACATGATGGGGATATGA